In the genome of Pseudomonas bubulae, one region contains:
- a CDS encoding ribonucleoside-diphosphate reductase subunit alpha, which produces MQTDTTRENSQGTDSNLDLSATAPGQLRVIKRNGAVVPYTDDKITVAITKAFLAVEGGNAAASSRIHDTVARLTEQVTATFKRRMPSGGTIHIEEIQDQVELALMRAGEQKVARDYVIYRDARSKERANRAPAEDAVQAHPSIRITRADGTFAPLDMGRLNTIVSEACEGLEEVDGELIQRETLKNLYDGVALSDVNTALVMTARTLVEREPNYSFVTARLLMDTLRAEGLSFLKVADSATHHEMADLYAKALPAYIAKGIEFDLLNPVLATFDLEKLGKAINHERDQQFTYLGLQTLYDRYFIHHDGVRFELPQIFFMRVAMGLAIEEKQKEDRAIEFYNLLSSFDYMASTPTLFNAGTQRPQLSSCYLTTVPDDLSGIYHAIHDNAMLSKFAGGLGNDWTPVRALGSWIKGTNGKSQGVVPFLKVVNDTAVAVNQGGKRKGAVCAYLETWHMDIEEFIELRKNTGDDRRRTHDMNTANWIPDLFMKRVFDDGPWTLFSPSEVPDLHDLTGKAFEERYEYYEALSQYPGKIKLFKTIQAKDLWRKMLSMLFETGHPWLTFKDPCNLRSPQQHVGVVHSSNLCTEITLNTNKDEIAVCNLGSINLPNHIVNGKLDTDKLKRTIDVAVRMLDNVIDINYYSVPQARNSNFKHRPVGLGIMGFQDALYLQHIPYASQAAVEFADKSMEAVSYYAIQASCDLADERGAYETFQGSLWSKGILPLDSQQILIEQRGQKYIDVDLNESLDWAPVRARVQKGIRNSNIMAIAPTATIANITGVSQSIEPTYQNLYVKSNLSGEFTVINPYLVRDLKARDLWDSVMINDLKYYDGSVQQIERIPQELKELYATAFEVDTKWIVDAASRRQKWIDQAQSLNLYIAGASGKKLDVTYRMAWYRGLKTTYYLRALAATSTEKSTVNTGKLNAVSSGKNSEDVAAAPAGPAPVPKACAIDEPDCEACQ; this is translated from the coding sequence ATGCAAACCGATACAACTCGCGAGAACTCGCAGGGTACCGATTCAAATCTGGATCTGTCTGCGACCGCGCCAGGCCAGCTGCGCGTGATCAAACGTAACGGGGCTGTGGTTCCTTACACCGATGACAAGATCACCGTTGCCATCACCAAGGCGTTTCTCGCAGTTGAAGGCGGCAATGCTGCCGCTTCGTCGCGCATTCACGACACCGTTGCGCGCCTGACCGAACAGGTCACCGCAACTTTCAAGCGTCGCATGCCATCGGGTGGCACCATCCACATCGAAGAAATCCAGGACCAGGTAGAACTGGCCCTGATGCGCGCCGGCGAGCAAAAAGTGGCCCGCGACTATGTGATCTACCGTGACGCACGCTCCAAGGAACGCGCCAACCGCGCACCGGCCGAAGACGCCGTGCAGGCTCACCCGTCGATCCGCATCACCCGTGCCGACGGCACCTTCGCCCCTCTGGACATGGGTCGCCTGAACACCATCGTTTCCGAGGCCTGCGAAGGTCTGGAAGAAGTGGACGGCGAGCTGATCCAGCGCGAAACCCTGAAAAACCTCTACGACGGCGTAGCGCTGAGCGACGTCAACACCGCCCTGGTGATGACCGCCCGCACCCTGGTAGAGCGTGAGCCGAACTACTCGTTCGTGACCGCCCGCCTGCTGATGGACACCCTGCGTGCCGAAGGCCTGAGCTTCCTGAAAGTAGCTGACAGCGCCACCCACCACGAGATGGCTGACCTGTACGCCAAGGCCCTGCCTGCCTACATCGCCAAGGGTATCGAGTTCGACCTGCTGAACCCGGTGCTGGCCACCTTCGACCTGGAAAAACTGGGCAAGGCGATCAACCACGAGCGCGATCAGCAGTTCACCTACCTGGGCCTGCAAACCCTGTACGACCGTTACTTCATCCACCACGATGGCGTGCGTTTCGAACTGCCGCAGATCTTCTTCATGCGCGTGGCCATGGGCCTGGCGATCGAAGAGAAGCAGAAAGAAGACCGTGCCATCGAGTTCTACAACCTGTTGTCGTCTTTCGACTACATGGCCTCGACACCGACCCTGTTCAACGCCGGTACCCAGCGTCCGCAGCTCTCCAGCTGCTACCTGACTACCGTGCCGGACGACCTGTCGGGCATCTACCACGCGATCCACGACAACGCCATGTTGTCCAAATTCGCCGGTGGCCTGGGCAACGACTGGACTCCGGTACGTGCATTGGGTTCGTGGATCAAGGGCACCAACGGCAAATCCCAGGGCGTTGTACCGTTCCTGAAAGTGGTGAACGACACCGCCGTAGCCGTTAACCAGGGTGGCAAGCGCAAAGGCGCTGTATGTGCCTACCTGGAAACCTGGCACATGGACATCGAAGAGTTCATCGAGCTGCGCAAGAACACCGGTGATGACCGTCGTCGTACCCACGACATGAACACCGCCAACTGGATCCCTGACCTGTTCATGAAGCGCGTCTTCGATGACGGCCCGTGGACCCTGTTCTCGCCGTCCGAAGTACCGGATCTGCACGACCTGACCGGCAAGGCCTTCGAAGAGCGCTACGAGTACTACGAAGCACTGTCCCAGTACCCGGGCAAGATCAAGCTGTTCAAGACCATCCAGGCCAAAGACCTGTGGCGCAAAATGCTGTCCATGCTGTTTGAAACCGGCCACCCTTGGCTGACGTTCAAAGACCCGTGCAACCTGCGCAGCCCGCAGCAGCACGTGGGCGTGGTTCACAGCTCGAACCTGTGCACCGAAATCACCTTGAACACCAACAAGGACGAAATCGCCGTTTGCAACCTGGGCTCGATCAACCTGCCGAACCACATCGTCAACGGCAAGCTGGATACCGACAAGCTCAAGCGCACCATCGACGTCGCCGTTCGCATGCTCGATAACGTGATCGACATCAACTACTACTCGGTACCGCAAGCGCGCAACTCGAACTTCAAGCACCGTCCGGTTGGTCTGGGGATCATGGGCTTCCAGGACGCCCTGTACCTGCAGCACATTCCTTACGCTTCGCAAGCCGCCGTGGAATTTGCCGACAAGTCGATGGAAGCGGTCAGCTACTACGCGATCCAGGCGTCCTGCGACCTGGCTGACGAGCGTGGCGCTTACGAGACATTCCAGGGTTCGCTGTGGTCCAAAGGCATCCTGCCGCTGGATTCGCAACAGATTCTGATCGAGCAGCGCGGCCAGAAGTACATTGACGTTGACCTGAACGAATCCCTGGACTGGGCACCGGTTCGCGCCCGTGTACAAAAAGGCATTCGCAACTCCAACATCATGGCCATCGCACCGACCGCCACCATCGCCAACATCACCGGCGTATCGCAGTCGATCGAACCGACCTACCAGAACCTGTATGTGAAATCGAACCTGTCGGGCGAATTCACCGTGATCAACCCGTACCTGGTTCGCGATCTCAAGGCCCGCGATCTGTGGGACTCGGTCATGATCAACGACCTGAAGTACTACGACGGTTCCGTGCAGCAGATCGAACGCATCCCGCAAGAGCTCAAAGAGCTGTATGCCACTGCGTTCGAAGTGGACACCAAGTGGATTGTTGACGCCGCCAGCCGTCGTCAGAAGTGGATCGACCAGGCGCAGTCGCTGAACCTGTACATCGCTGGCGCTTCGGGCAAGAAGCTGGACGTGACCTACCGCATGGCCTGGTACCGTGGTCTGAAAACCACCTACTACCTCCGTGCCCTGGCTGCGACCAGCACCGAGAAGTCCACCGTCAACACCGGCAAGCTCAACGCAGTATCGAGCGGCAAAAACAGTGAAGACGTTGCTGCGGCCCCAGCCGGCCCGGCACCGGTGCCAAAGGCTTGCGCCATTGACGAGCCGGATTGCGAAGCTTGCCAATAA
- a CDS encoding methyltransferase domain-containing protein, with protein MKNTFDYLYIYFSENYLTHERTKKECTLIEHLCSLEKGDHVLDIGCGHGRISNELAHRGYRVTGIDWSQNALDLAILNARKSNLDICYKNKNFLDTLWREKFDCALSWYTSFGYSNDEICKLQLSKIYDSLKKGGRFLIDHINRDRCLKYLPTSSVLEREGNFMIDHFDYNPAQGILHVRRQLIKDGELSETPYNIRLLTFTEIKEWMLHAGFKNIEGYNNKGQPFSVDSERMILTGVK; from the coding sequence ATGAAAAATACGTTTGATTATCTTTATATTTATTTTTCAGAAAATTATCTTACCCATGAGAGGACGAAGAAAGAATGCACTCTTATTGAACATCTTTGCAGCCTTGAAAAAGGTGACCACGTACTGGATATCGGCTGCGGCCATGGTCGAATTTCCAATGAGCTTGCTCACAGGGGCTATCGTGTAACGGGCATTGACTGGAGCCAGAACGCACTTGACTTGGCTATCCTTAACGCCCGTAAAAGCAACCTTGATATTTGCTACAAAAACAAAAACTTCCTTGACACGCTCTGGAGGGAAAAATTCGACTGTGCGCTTAGTTGGTACACATCTTTTGGATACTCTAATGACGAAATTTGCAAATTGCAATTAAGCAAAATTTACGATTCATTGAAGAAAGGAGGCCGTTTTTTGATTGATCATATTAATCGTGATCGCTGCCTTAAATACCTTCCCACCTCAAGTGTTCTAGAAAGAGAAGGGAACTTTATGATCGACCACTTCGACTACAACCCTGCTCAAGGAATACTTCATGTTAGACGCCAACTTATTAAAGATGGAGAACTGAGTGAAACACCTTACAATATCCGACTATTGACATTCACAGAAATCAAGGAGTGGATGCTACACGCAGGATTTAAAAATATAGAGGGCTATAATAATAAGGGACAACCTTTTAGCGTTGACAGCGAAAGAATGATCCTAACAGGCGTGAAATAA
- a CDS encoding LuxR C-terminal-related transcriptional regulator — protein sequence MNNKVQLKSLTSYLSKTFSACKTLDDLWTACISTTKQVNFEHFSFRIQYPTPFTNPKNHTYGNYPFNPAPLLSTKRANITSGFFRICTEHLDTLSHLEAHNTAPLFNLDDNIYYITQSIPKQDGVFEHLLLARAHQKIEHREMKILHFVIEQMTAEIHNWMSKINSPTSLAVTLSTREKEILRWGADGKTSEEIAIILGLSQDAINFHYKTIQNKIGTTNRAQAIAYAIIKDYI from the coding sequence ATGAACAATAAAGTGCAACTCAAGTCACTAACAAGCTACCTGAGCAAAACATTTTCTGCGTGCAAAACGCTCGATGATTTATGGACTGCCTGCATCAGCACAACAAAACAAGTTAACTTCGAACACTTTTCCTTCCGCATTCAATACCCAACACCTTTTACAAATCCAAAAAACCACACCTATGGAAATTACCCATTCAATCCAGCCCCGCTACTTAGCACAAAGCGTGCAAACATCACATCAGGTTTCTTTAGAATTTGTACAGAACACTTAGACACATTAAGTCATCTCGAGGCACACAACACTGCCCCCTTATTCAACTTGGATGACAATATTTATTACATAACGCAATCAATACCAAAGCAGGATGGCGTGTTCGAGCACTTACTACTGGCACGAGCCCATCAAAAAATCGAACATAGAGAGATGAAAATACTGCACTTTGTGATAGAACAAATGACAGCGGAAATTCATAACTGGATGAGTAAAATAAATAGCCCTACTTCTTTGGCTGTAACACTGTCGACACGAGAGAAAGAGATTTTACGTTGGGGCGCAGACGGGAAAACGTCTGAAGAAATCGCAATAATACTTGGGCTCTCGCAAGACGCCATAAACTTTCACTACAAAACAATACAAAATAAAATAGGCACTACCAATAGAGCACAAGCCATTGCCTATGCAATTATCAAAGACTATATATAA
- a CDS encoding polyphenol oxidase family protein — MSFFADNLNALPGLEHAFGSASNFHKPTNLFCCAQKHGANVIQVGDADESGAIAGDAIFTRTTRPIGIVTADCLPILVGSKKDKFVAAIHGGWQGLAAGIIENSFLAFIRENISLEHLQVAIGPAIHSCCYEVGKELVDTIEQAHGHLWRGRQAPWSRVRTESEFGVTLRRAPVSHNEAWVDLTLYGLYLLEDLGVGRMQVEVAGICTYCSGDEWGSYRRRKHQSESKAFQYSWIRLREC, encoded by the coding sequence ATGTCTTTTTTTGCTGATAATTTGAATGCTCTACCCGGGCTGGAACACGCATTCGGCTCGGCCAGCAATTTCCATAAACCCACAAACTTATTTTGTTGTGCTCAGAAGCATGGTGCAAACGTCATTCAAGTGGGCGATGCAGATGAGTCTGGTGCCATCGCTGGGGACGCGATTTTCACACGTACAACCCGTCCCATAGGAATCGTGACAGCAGACTGTCTACCTATTCTTGTAGGTTCAAAAAAAGATAAGTTCGTTGCTGCCATTCATGGCGGCTGGCAAGGATTAGCGGCAGGTATAATCGAAAATTCCTTTCTTGCGTTCATACGAGAAAATATCTCGTTAGAACATTTGCAAGTTGCAATAGGTCCTGCCATACATTCATGTTGCTATGAGGTTGGAAAGGAGCTTGTTGATACAATTGAACAGGCGCATGGACATCTTTGGCGGGGGCGCCAGGCGCCATGGTCTAGAGTTCGTACAGAATCAGAGTTTGGCGTTACTCTCCGTCGTGCACCTGTCAGTCATAACGAAGCGTGGGTTGATCTCACTCTTTATGGCCTTTATTTGCTAGAGGATTTGGGGGTGGGCCGTATGCAAGTTGAGGTGGCGGGGATATGCACTTATTGTAGTGGGGATGAATGGGGTAGTTACAGGAGGCGAAAGCATCAAAGTGAGTCGAAGGCTTTTCAGTACTCATGGATACGCCTGCGAGAATGCTGA
- the codB gene encoding cytosine permease, producing the protein MSSPGDFPLSEAPRSARKGLLSISMVLFSFTFFTGTMFAGGKLGMAFNFVDMLWIAAIGNTLLALYAAALALIASRSGLNTVLMGRLCFGEAGSRLSDFLLGFAELGWYAWGTATVAIVLVKMLGLAEGFTLPLMVFFGMGFSITAIIGYKGLDVLSRVSVPLMFVLLIVSMYIATQHVGGFSGLAAVIPQQTMTVSAAITMVFGTFASGATQATNWTRLSRSGRIAVTASVVSFLLGNGLMIVAGAWCAMVYQQADIVEVMMLQGLSFAAVVMLCLNLWTIQGPTIYNVAAATCHLVRSERRRTMTLLAAAVGVLLAMGGMYEMLIPFLVLLGSVIPPIGGVIMADFWFRHRGKYPALASVQLPRYNLAGLTAYAVGALLAYLSPWIAPLVGIGASAIVYIVLLKLSRQPAVLPTVQEPL; encoded by the coding sequence ATGAGTTCACCCGGCGATTTTCCTTTGAGCGAAGCCCCGCGTTCAGCCCGCAAGGGGCTGTTGTCGATTTCGATGGTGCTGTTCAGCTTTACCTTCTTTACCGGCACCATGTTCGCCGGTGGCAAGCTGGGCATGGCCTTCAACTTTGTCGATATGCTGTGGATTGCGGCCATCGGCAATACCCTGCTGGCGCTGTATGCTGCCGCCCTGGCCCTGATCGCTTCGCGCAGCGGCCTGAACACGGTGCTGATGGGACGCTTGTGCTTTGGTGAGGCCGGTAGCCGCCTCTCGGACTTCCTGCTCGGTTTTGCCGAACTCGGCTGGTACGCCTGGGGCACGGCAACCGTGGCCATCGTGCTGGTGAAGATGCTCGGCCTGGCCGAAGGCTTCACCCTGCCCTTGATGGTGTTTTTCGGCATGGGCTTCAGCATCACGGCGATCATCGGCTACAAAGGCCTGGATGTGCTGTCGCGGGTTTCGGTGCCGCTGATGTTTGTCCTGCTGATCGTCTCCATGTATATCGCCACGCAGCATGTCGGCGGGTTTTCCGGGCTGGCAGCGGTGATCCCGCAGCAGACCATGACCGTCTCGGCAGCCATTACCATGGTCTTTGGCACCTTCGCCAGCGGTGCCACCCAGGCCACCAACTGGACGCGGCTGTCGCGCAGCGGACGCATCGCCGTGACCGCCAGCGTGGTCAGCTTTCTGCTGGGCAATGGCCTGATGATCGTGGCCGGCGCCTGGTGCGCCATGGTTTATCAACAGGCCGACATCGTCGAAGTGATGATGCTGCAAGGCCTGTCGTTTGCCGCCGTAGTCATGCTGTGCCTGAACCTGTGGACGATCCAGGGCCCGACCATCTACAACGTGGCCGCTGCCACCTGCCATCTGGTGCGCAGCGAACGCCGGCGCACCATGACCCTGCTCGCCGCCGCCGTGGGCGTGCTGCTGGCGATGGGCGGCATGTATGAAATGCTGATTCCGTTTCTGGTGCTGCTGGGTTCGGTCATCCCGCCCATTGGCGGCGTGATCATGGCCGACTTCTGGTTTCGCCATCGCGGCAAATACCCGGCCCTGGCCAGCGTCCAGTTACCTCGCTACAACCTGGCAGGGCTGACCGCCTATGCCGTGGGCGCCTTGCTGGCCTATTTGTCGCCATGGATTGCGCCTCTGGTAGGCATTGGCGCATCGGCCATCGTCTATATCGTGCTGCTGAAACTCAGCCGTCAACCGGCGGTGCTGCCCACCGTCCAGGAGCCCCTTTGA
- a CDS encoding MFS transporter, whose translation MSQISVPAYATVIFFSRAGTGIFFFINTWIVIDLTGYATSAAISLLIATLPSLFLSMIIGSMADKYPAIKLVLYSECTRCLTLLVYASLFVMDRASPAFAYSVSFLMSICAEIQLLSWRVILATFATHEKNFKLNALSVTSGQAGVIIGATGSGMLFVTLGPTFTIAIASTIFWASSCCIAYMAKALHSPCASAITKISTLNHLVAHLRSILEGFQYITQQPRLIGYYLLILLNTNILYMSNALLAPFVKGPLNLNANAYGQIDAAYSIGAIIGGLIIVKLTQRLGTLKITLLGLTTLALSLFIFAQSEAFLLAFFSYIGIGLGCQTSIVSLSHAQRITDPTLHGRAYATLNTLTGCFGVLIFILSTQFTSHEELRNMFEYQAIAVTTVLLIIGASKKIKDSL comes from the coding sequence ATGAGTCAAATATCAGTCCCCGCATATGCCACTGTTATATTTTTCTCGAGGGCTGGAACCGGTATATTTTTTTTTATAAATACTTGGATTGTGATTGACTTAACAGGGTACGCCACAAGTGCGGCAATAAGCTTGTTGATTGCAACACTGCCCAGCCTATTTCTTTCAATGATAATCGGAAGTATGGCTGACAAATATCCAGCTATAAAGCTTGTGCTATATTCTGAATGCACGCGCTGCCTGACACTACTGGTATATGCATCGTTATTTGTCATGGATCGAGCATCCCCTGCATTCGCTTACTCCGTCAGCTTCTTAATGTCCATTTGCGCAGAAATACAACTATTGTCTTGGCGTGTCATTTTGGCAACGTTCGCAACTCATGAAAAAAACTTCAAACTCAATGCACTTTCTGTTACCAGTGGGCAGGCAGGTGTCATAATTGGAGCAACAGGCTCCGGCATGTTATTCGTAACTCTTGGGCCGACCTTTACTATCGCTATCGCCAGTACTATTTTCTGGGCATCCAGCTGCTGCATTGCTTATATGGCAAAGGCGCTTCACTCGCCGTGTGCGAGTGCGATCACCAAGATAAGCACGCTAAACCATTTGGTCGCTCACCTGAGATCCATACTTGAAGGCTTTCAATATATCACCCAGCAACCCCGCCTCATCGGATACTATCTGCTGATACTGCTAAACACAAACATACTATATATGTCAAATGCATTACTTGCCCCCTTCGTAAAAGGACCTCTCAATCTGAATGCAAATGCATATGGACAGATTGACGCCGCCTATTCTATTGGAGCAATCATTGGCGGACTGATTATAGTAAAACTCACCCAACGACTCGGCACTTTGAAAATCACCCTATTGGGCCTGACCACCCTAGCGTTATCACTATTCATCTTCGCTCAATCTGAAGCTTTCCTTCTGGCCTTTTTTTCATATATTGGAATTGGCCTGGGATGCCAAACATCCATTGTAAGTCTCAGCCATGCACAAAGAATTACTGATCCGACACTACACGGGAGAGCCTACGCAACCTTAAACACTTTAACCGGATGTTTCGGCGTACTTATTTTCATATTAAGTACACAGTTCACTTCACATGAAGAGCTACGAAACATGTTCGAATACCAAGCTATTGCAGTGACGACTGTTCTATTAATTATCGGTGCTAGCAAAAAAATTAAAGACTCTCTATAA
- a CDS encoding alpha/beta hydrolase: protein MKRLIEDFMVRCGTAHLRGQRWHCNSPKRTVLLMHGAGTSSSKGFYSLQTYLNSHSVETIAFDFLGHGHTGGNLQHSSLERRTEQALAVIHKLDLQEGLNIMGFSMGAHNALHIASQISVARLGLAIPAIYSEKAETLKFGPSFSSCIRQYRSWEHSKCFSIIQHFKGKLLIISAEKDMIIPAEIPCKLIEYAQNCLAAEHHCIRQAGHDLETHFSEYPHSRHLALNSILRWIT from the coding sequence ATGAAACGGCTAATCGAAGACTTTATGGTGCGCTGCGGAACGGCACACTTACGAGGACAACGCTGGCACTGCAACTCCCCTAAGAGAACAGTCTTGCTTATGCACGGTGCTGGCACATCCAGCAGCAAAGGTTTTTACAGTCTTCAAACATACTTAAACTCTCATAGCGTCGAAACGATTGCATTTGATTTTCTTGGGCATGGGCACACCGGCGGAAACTTGCAACATTCCAGCTTGGAAAGAAGAACCGAGCAAGCATTAGCTGTGATCCACAAACTCGACCTACAGGAAGGTCTTAATATAATGGGCTTCAGCATGGGGGCGCATAATGCACTCCATATAGCTTCACAGATCTCGGTTGCTCGCCTAGGGCTGGCGATACCCGCGATTTATTCAGAAAAGGCTGAAACCTTAAAATTTGGCCCCTCATTTTCATCCTGCATACGCCAATACCGAAGTTGGGAACACAGCAAATGCTTTTCCATCATCCAACACTTCAAGGGGAAACTGCTTATTATTTCTGCAGAAAAAGACATGATCATTCCCGCTGAAATCCCTTGCAAACTGATTGAATACGCACAAAATTGCCTCGCTGCTGAGCACCATTGTATTCGTCAAGCTGGCCACGATCTAGAAACACACTTCAGTGAATACCCACACAGTAGACATCTGGCTTTGAACAGCATTTTAAGATGGATTACATAA